The stretch of DNA TCCACGTGCGAGCAGGGACCAACGTCCGTCCCGGGATCGCAACATGCGTAATACCTTACGTACATGACATCCCGGACCGACGAGGAGGCCGAGGTCTTCGGACGCCTCTTCGTGCTCGGCCAGCACCTCACCCGTCGCGCCGACGAGGCACTGCGGCCGTTGGGCCTCACCAGCAAGCAGTGGCTCCTGCTCGCAGTCCTGGTGAAGGGATTCCCCGGTGCGGCACCGACCCTGACCGAGACGGCCGCCGCCTATGGCACCTCCCGGCAGAACGTGAAGCAGGTCGCGCTCCAGCTGGCGGATCGGGGCCTCGTCGAGCTCGTCGCCGACCCCCAGGACGGTCGGGCCACCCGGCTCGCCCTGCTCCCTCGGGTGGCGATGCTGGACGAGCCGGCGGTGGCGGAACGGCACGCCGGTCTGCTGCGGGACATGTTCTCGGTGCTGGACGACGCCGAGCTGGCGACGCTGACCTCGATGGTCGGACGGTGCATCGACCACCTGGCCGGCACGGAGGTGGCCCGATGACGCACGCAACCGCGTCCGCGCGCCGCACCGATGTCCGGCCGCGTCCGTGGCTGGGTCGGGCTGTTCGCGGCCTCGTCGGCACCGCGCTCCTGCTGCACGGCGCGCTGCACCTGCTCGGTGCTGCGTCCGGCCTCCTCGGACAGCGCGTCGAGAGCCTGCATCGGGTGTCCGGACCCGCGGTCGGCGCGCTGTGGCTGGTCGCGGGCGCCCTCGTCATGGCGGCCGCGGTCGGGCTGCTCGCCGGTCGACGCCGCTGGTGGACGGTGGGCGCCGCCGCGCTGCTCGTCTCCCCGGTGGCGGTCCTCACCGACTGGTCCGAGGCGTCGTTCGGTACGGCGGCCAACCTGCTCCTGCTGCTCGCGGTGGCGCACGGCTGGGCTGCCGAGGGCCCCCGCAGCCGGCGCGAGCGCTTCCGCCGCGCGGCCGCATCGGCCCTGGCAGGACCGCCGGCTGCCGCGGGCGGTGACAGGAGGCCCGGCCCCGGCGTCCACCCCGGCGTCGTCGTCACCGAGCACGACCTCGCCGCCCTGCCGCCGGCGCTGGCCACGTACCTCCGCCGCTCGGGCGCCGTTGGCCAGCCTCACGTCCGTGCCGTCCGGGCGCAGCTGACCGGCCGCATCCGCGGGGGTCCGACGCACCCGTGGATGCCCTTCACCGTCGAGCAGGTCGACACCGTCGGTGCGTCGATGCAGCGCCACTTCCGCATGGACGCCGTGATGCGCGGCCTCCCGGTCGACGTGCTGCACACCTTCGCCGACGGGCACGCCGCGATGGAGGTCGCGCTGTGCTCGGTGCTGCCGCTGGTGAACCGGCACGGCCCGGACCTCGACCGCGCCGAGACGGTCACCCTGTTCAACGACCTGTGCGTGCTCGCCCCGGCCGCCCTGCTGGACGTGCCGGTCGTCTGGCGGCAGCGGGATCCGCACCGGGTCAGCGGCGTGTTCACCCACGGCAGCCACACGGTGCAGGCCGACCTGCTGTTCGACGCTGACGGCGACCTGGTCGACTTCGTCTCGGACGACCGTCTCGAGGCGAACCCGGACGGCACCTTCGTGCCCCGCGGGTGGTCCACCCCGCTGCGCGCCCACCGCGACTTCGGCGGGCGGCGGCTCCCGGCGACCGGTGAGGCGTGGTGGCACACCGCCGATCCGGACGGCTCGTTCTGCTACATCGAGCTGACGGTGCGCACGCTGGTCACGCTCGGCGCGGGCGAGACGGCCCACGTCCTGGTCGGCACGGGGGAGTAGCGTCGCCGGGCACGGCTGGCGGGGTCGACGCCGTGCCGCTCCCGCGGGACGCTCGTCGTGACCCCTCCTCGTCACCCCGCAAGGACCGTCACATGCCTGCCCTGCACCAGCGCTACCTCTCCGAGACCGTGGGCGCCGAGGGCCATCCCACCTCCTTCTCGCTGACCTGCCCGCCGGACTTCAGCTTCGGGTACGACGTCGTCGACGAGCTGGCGCGGCGCAGCCCGGACAAGCGCGCTCTGCGCTGGACCGACGACTCGGGCGCGGTGGCTGAGTACACGTTCGCCGACATCGCGCGGCTGTCCGACCAGGCAGCGTCGTACTTCCAGCAGGCCGGGGTCCGCAAGGGCGACCGGGTGCTGCTCATCCTCAAGCGCCACCCCCAGTTCTGGTGGGCGATCGTCGGTCTGCACAAGATCGGCGCGGTGGCGGTGCCGGCCACCAACCAGCTGAAGACCCACGACCTGCTCTACCGCCTGCGCAAGGCAGCGATCCGCGCGGTCGTCTGCACCCAGGAGGGCGACGTCGCCGCGGCGGTCGACGAGGCCGCTGCCGACCTGGGCATCGGCCTGATCCGGGCGGCGGTCCACGGGGCACGCGAGGGCTGGGACGACTTCGACGCCGGCGTCGCCGCCGCACCGCCGTTCGTCGCCCCGACGGGTACCGACCGCCCAATCGCGAAGGACCCGCTGCTGCTCTACTTCACCTCCGGCACCACCGCCGAGCCCAAGATGGTGCTGCACGACCACAGCTACCCGATCGCGCACATCCCCACGGCCAGGTACTGGCAGCACGTCGACCCGGACGGCCTGCACCTGACCGTCAGCGAGACCGGCTGGGCCAAGTCGGTGTGGGGCAAGCTCTACGGGCAGTGGCTGATGGAGGCCGCGGTCGACGTCTACGACTTCGACCGGTTCGACCCCAGGAAGATGCTCCAGCACCTGCACGACGCGCAGGTGACCACGTTCTGCGCCCCGCCGACCATCTACCGGTTCCTGGTCGCCGAGGACCTGTCCGGCTACGACCTGTCGAACCTGCGGCACGCGACCACCGCCGGCGAGGCGATGAACCCGGTGGTGGCCGAGAAGTTCCGGGGCCTGACCGGCCTGGAGCTCAAGGAGGGCTACGGCCAGACGGAGATGACGCTCGCGGCGTTCACCGCCTACTGGCAGCCGGCCCGCCCGGGCTCGATGGGCACCCCGTCGCCGGCCTACGACGTGGTGCTGCTCCGCGAGGACGGCACCGTCGCGGCACCGGGGGAGGAGGGCGAGATCTGCGTCCGGGCCGACCGCGACGCCCGCCCGCTCGGCCTGTTCCTGGGCTACGCCGACGACGACGTGATCACCGACACCGCCTGGCACGACGGGTACTACCACACGCACGACCTGGCGACGGCGGACGCCGACGGCTACCTCTGGTACGTCGGCCGCACCGACGACATGATCAAGACCTCGGGCTACCGCGTCGGCCCGTTCGAGGTCGAGTCGATCGTGCACGACCACCCCGCCGTCCGGGAGTGCGCCATCACGGGCGTCCCGGACGAGATCCGCGGCGTGGTGATCAAGGCGACCATCGTCCTGGCGGAGCCGTACACGGCGTCCACCGACCTGGCGCACGAGATCCAGCAGTTCGTGAAGTCCCGCACGGCGCCGTACAAGTACCCCCGCGTCGTCGAGTTCGTCGACGTCCTGCCCAAGACGATCTCGGGCAAGATCCGCCGGGTCGAGCTCCGCGGCCGCTGAGCGCGCCGGCGGGCGTGAGCGCGCCCGCCGCTAGGGTGTGCGCCATGCAGCCCGACGGCGTCGACGGGGACGCCCCCGCCAGCCGCGGCGCCGCGCGCCCGGCGCGCCTCTCCCCGCTGTCGGCCGTGCTCGGCGCCGTGCTGCAGGCCCGTGAGCCCGTCTCCCGCGCCCAGATCGCCGCCTCGCTCGGGCTGTCCCGCGGCACCGTCTCCGGCATCGCGGACCAGCTCCTCTCCGCCGGGCTGGTCCGCGAGCTCGATCCGGTGCTGGTCGGTCGTGCCGGCCGGCCGGCGGTGCCGCTGGCCGGTGCCCTCGGCACGGTGGCCGGCCTCGGCATGGAGGTGAACGTCGACTACTACGGCCTGCGCGCGGTGGACCTCGCCGGGCGTGTCCTGTTCGAGCAGGTGGTCGACGAGGACCTGCGCGGCAGCGACCCGGAGGTCGCCCTGGGCCGCCTCGCCGACCTGGCAGGAAGGGTGATCCTGGACCTGCAGGAGGCGGGGCTGCGCGTCGCGGGGACGGCGCTGGCGCTGCCCGGCCTGGTCAACCGGGTCACCGGTCCGTTGCGGTACGCGCCCAACCTGGGCTGGCGCGACGTGGACGTCGTCCGGCTGATGTCCCGGCACCCGGTGCTGGCCGCCTTCCCGCCCAGCCTGGCGAACGAGGCGAACCTGGCCGCCCGGGCCGAGGCGTGGGCACGTCGGGGCCGGGTGGCGCCGTCGTTCTTCTACGTCTCCGGCGAGCTCGGCATCGGTGGCGCGATCGTCCTCGAGGGCGAGATCTTCGCGGGCCGGCACGGGTGGAGCGGTGAGATCGGGCACGTGGTGGTCGAACCCGCGCTCGGTGCGGAGCGGGGTGGCCTCGAGGCGCTCGCCGGCCAGGCGCTGATGCTGCGGGCGGCCGGCATGCCGGTCGGAGCGACGATCGCCGATCTCGCGGCTGCTGCCGAGCGTGGCGAGGCCCAACCGTTGGCGGCGGTCCGGGACGCCGGTCGGATGCTCGGCACCGCGCTCGCGGCGGCGGCGAACATCCTCGACATCGGCGAGGTGGTGCTGGGCGGCAGCTTCGGTCAGCTGTTCGACCACCTGCACGG from Cellulomonas sp. NTE-D12 encodes:
- a CDS encoding ROK family transcriptional regulator, encoding MQPDGVDGDAPASRGAARPARLSPLSAVLGAVLQAREPVSRAQIAASLGLSRGTVSGIADQLLSAGLVRELDPVLVGRAGRPAVPLAGALGTVAGLGMEVNVDYYGLRAVDLAGRVLFEQVVDEDLRGSDPEVALGRLADLAGRVILDLQEAGLRVAGTALALPGLVNRVTGPLRYAPNLGWRDVDVVRLMSRHPVLAAFPPSLANEANLAARAEAWARRGRVAPSFFYVSGELGIGGAIVLEGEIFAGRHGWSGEIGHVVVEPALGAERGGLEALAGQALMLRAAGMPVGATIADLAAAAERGEAQPLAAVRDAGRMLGTALAAAANILDIGEVVLGGSFGQLFDHLHGQVEDCLQQMVIFAPWSTPAVTRARAGELPAMAGGALTVLRSVVDDAEAWVA
- a CDS encoding MarR family transcriptional regulator, translating into MTSRTDEEAEVFGRLFVLGQHLTRRADEALRPLGLTSKQWLLLAVLVKGFPGAAPTLTETAAAYGTSRQNVKQVALQLADRGLVELVADPQDGRATRLALLPRVAMLDEPAVAERHAGLLRDMFSVLDDAELATLTSMVGRCIDHLAGTEVAR
- a CDS encoding AMP-binding protein; translation: MPALHQRYLSETVGAEGHPTSFSLTCPPDFSFGYDVVDELARRSPDKRALRWTDDSGAVAEYTFADIARLSDQAASYFQQAGVRKGDRVLLILKRHPQFWWAIVGLHKIGAVAVPATNQLKTHDLLYRLRKAAIRAVVCTQEGDVAAAVDEAAADLGIGLIRAAVHGAREGWDDFDAGVAAAPPFVAPTGTDRPIAKDPLLLYFTSGTTAEPKMVLHDHSYPIAHIPTARYWQHVDPDGLHLTVSETGWAKSVWGKLYGQWLMEAAVDVYDFDRFDPRKMLQHLHDAQVTTFCAPPTIYRFLVAEDLSGYDLSNLRHATTAGEAMNPVVAEKFRGLTGLELKEGYGQTEMTLAAFTAYWQPARPGSMGTPSPAYDVVLLREDGTVAAPGEEGEICVRADRDARPLGLFLGYADDDVITDTAWHDGYYHTHDLATADADGYLWYVGRTDDMIKTSGYRVGPFEVESIVHDHPAVRECAITGVPDEIRGVVIKATIVLAEPYTASTDLAHEIQQFVKSRTAPYKYPRVVEFVDVLPKTISGKIRRVELRGR
- a CDS encoding DUF6544 family protein, whose amino-acid sequence is MTHATASARRTDVRPRPWLGRAVRGLVGTALLLHGALHLLGAASGLLGQRVESLHRVSGPAVGALWLVAGALVMAAAVGLLAGRRRWWTVGAAALLVSPVAVLTDWSEASFGTAANLLLLLAVAHGWAAEGPRSRRERFRRAAASALAGPPAAAGGDRRPGPGVHPGVVVTEHDLAALPPALATYLRRSGAVGQPHVRAVRAQLTGRIRGGPTHPWMPFTVEQVDTVGASMQRHFRMDAVMRGLPVDVLHTFADGHAAMEVALCSVLPLVNRHGPDLDRAETVTLFNDLCVLAPAALLDVPVVWRQRDPHRVSGVFTHGSHTVQADLLFDADGDLVDFVSDDRLEANPDGTFVPRGWSTPLRAHRDFGGRRLPATGEAWWHTADPDGSFCYIELTVRTLVTLGAGETAHVLVGTGE